The DNA window TGATCCTCGAGGTCTCCGACGGTGCGCGCACGTACGAGATCGCGCTCGATCGCGGCGCCCTCACGGCTTTCCTGTCGTGGGTGGAGTCGAGGCCGTCGGGCCGCTCGATGCGGGGACGTCCCGCCTGACCCCGGACCGATCCGGACGATCGACACGAAAGGGAGGCCATTCGGCCTCCCTTTCGGCGTCTCCGCGTCGGTCAGTGGGTGCGGCCGCCACCGGGCTGCCAGAGCACGTCGCCGCCGGGGTTGGCGAGGCGGCTCATGATGAACAGAAGGTCGGACAACCGGTTGAGGTACTTCGCCGGCAGGGGACTGGTGTCCTCGGGGCTGGCTTCCACCGCCGCCCATGCCGACCGCTCGGCCCGGCGAGCGACGGTTCGTGCGGCGTGCAGCAGTGCGCCTAGCGGCGTCCCACCGGGGAGAATGAAGGAGTGGAGCGGCTCGAGCCGCTCGTTGAACAGATCGCACCACCCCTCGACGCGTTCGATGTATGCCTCGGTGACGCGCAGCGGCGGATACTTCGGGTCCGGAACGATGGGGGTGGAGAGGTCGGCGCCGGCGTCGAACAGGTCGTTCTGGATCTGACGAAGCACTTCGACGACTTCTTCGGGCGGCACACCGATCGCCAGCGCCACCCCGAGGCTCGCGTTCGTTTCGTCGCAATCGGCGTACGCGACGAGACGCGGATCATTCTTGGACACACGGGAGAAGTCGCTGAGACCGGTGGTTCCATCGTCGCCGGTCCGGGTGTAAATCCGCGTCAAATGCACAGCCATGTGGTTACGGTACCGCCCAGCGCGGGGAGCGGAGCCCTGGCTAGGCTGTCCGACTGTGAGTGAGCGCTTTCTAGTCACTGGTGGCAACCGACTCGTCGGTGAGGTGCCGGTGGGGGGTGCGAAGAACAGCGTCCTGAAGCTGATGGCCGCGGCTTTGCTGGCCGAGGGCACGACTGTGATCAGCAACTGTCCCGACATCCTCGACGTCCCGTTGATGGCCGAGGTGCTTCGCGGGCTCGGGTGCGAGGTGGTGCTCGACGGCGACGTCGCCACGATCACGACCCCGGCACAGCCCAAGCACCACGCCGATTTCGCGGCGGTGCGCCAGTTCCGTGCGTCGGTCTGCGTGCTGGGTCCGCTGGTGGCCCGATGCCGGAAGGCGGTCGTGGCGCTGCCGGGCGGCGACGCGATCGGGTCGCGTCCGCTCGACATGCATCAGTCCGGGTTGCGGCTTCTCGGCGCGCACAGCGAGATCGAGCACGGATGCGTCGTCGCGGAAGCCGACGACCTGCACGGTGCCAACATCCGGCTGGCCTTCCCTTCCGTGGGTGCCACCGAGAACATTCTGATGGCGGCCGTCCTCGCGAAGGGCGAGACGGTGATCGACAACGCGGCCCGCGAACCCGAGATCGTCGACCTGTGCAACATGCTCACCCGCATGGGGGCCAAGATCGCCGGGGCGGGGTCGACCACGCTGACGATTCGCGGGGTCGAACGCCTCGAGCCGACGTCGCACCGGGTCATCGGCGATCGGATCGTCGCCGCCACGTGGGGGATAGCCGCCACCATGACCCGCGGCGACGTCCGCGTGCACGGGGTGAACCCCAAGCACCTGACATTGGTCCTGGAGAAGCTCCGCGCGGCGGGCTCCCGGATCACGGTGGAGGCCGACGGCTTCCGCGTGGTCCAGGAGGGACGCCCCAGCGCCGTCAACTTCGCGACGCTGCCGTATCCCGGCTTCCCGACGGATCTCCAGCCGATGGCCATCGGATTGGCTGCGATCGCCGAGGGCACGTCGATGATCACCGAGAACGTCTTCGAAGCGCGGTTCCGTTTCGTGGAGGAGATGATCCGTC is part of the Rhodococcus sp. SGAir0479 genome and encodes:
- a CDS encoding cob(I)yrinic acid a,c-diamide adenosyltransferase, which gives rise to MAVHLTRIYTRTGDDGTTGLSDFSRVSKNDPRLVAYADCDETNASLGVALAIGVPPEEVVEVLRQIQNDLFDAGADLSTPIVPDPKYPPLRVTEAYIERVEGWCDLFNERLEPLHSFILPGGTPLGALLHAARTVARRAERSAWAAVEASPEDTSPLPAKYLNRLSDLLFIMSRLANPGGDVLWQPGGGRTH
- the murA gene encoding UDP-N-acetylglucosamine 1-carboxyvinyltransferase; translated protein: MSERFLVTGGNRLVGEVPVGGAKNSVLKLMAAALLAEGTTVISNCPDILDVPLMAEVLRGLGCEVVLDGDVATITTPAQPKHHADFAAVRQFRASVCVLGPLVARCRKAVVALPGGDAIGSRPLDMHQSGLRLLGAHSEIEHGCVVAEADDLHGANIRLAFPSVGATENILMAAVLAKGETVIDNAAREPEIVDLCNMLTRMGAKIAGAGSTTLTIRGVERLEPTSHRVIGDRIVAATWGIAATMTRGDVRVHGVNPKHLTLVLEKLRAAGSRITVEADGFRVVQEGRPSAVNFATLPYPGFPTDLQPMAIGLAAIAEGTSMITENVFEARFRFVEEMIRLGADARTDGHHAVVRGVPELSSAPVWSSDIRAGAGLVLAGLVADGETEVHDVYHIDRGYPRFVEDLVGLGGDIRRVDGEQPSA